A single window of [Clostridium] hylemonae DSM 15053 DNA harbors:
- a CDS encoding AraC family transcriptional regulator has product MDNIVQKEYNKPKITETNIEKEGRRFRMNEITGKADGFKDEKYIIIPTESFSDYAEHPLVRTIYPTDVGFFPRARAHYREREDGAQQYILIYCTEGKGCIEVEDRTYHIGRSDAFCIPKGRRHKYYADPEDPWSILWAHFKGEVTLCYPLEECRVVHMNSRQSDNRMMVLFKLLFRVLERNYTLGNFIYISQVLSLILSEIYFREKTDESTVQDRHVTMVIRFMYENLKRSLTLEEISEEVKLSRSYLNTIFKTQTGRSPVEFFIHLKMQEACKLLKATDMYIYEVSSELGYEDQYYFSRIFKKVVGVSPRDYKNGDYFYCE; this is encoded by the coding sequence ATGGACAATATTGTACAGAAAGAATATAATAAACCAAAGATTACCGAGACAAATATTGAAAAAGAAGGCAGGCGCTTCAGGATGAATGAAATAACCGGAAAAGCAGATGGATTTAAAGACGAAAAGTATATCATAATTCCGACCGAGTCATTTTCAGACTATGCGGAACATCCGCTCGTGCGCACGATCTACCCGACGGATGTGGGATTCTTTCCGAGGGCGCGCGCCCACTACCGTGAGCGTGAAGATGGCGCACAGCAGTATATCCTCATCTATTGTACGGAAGGAAAAGGGTGCATCGAGGTGGAGGACCGGACATACCACATCGGCCGTTCGGATGCCTTTTGTATCCCGAAAGGCAGGAGGCATAAATACTATGCGGATCCGGAGGATCCGTGGAGTATACTGTGGGCTCATTTTAAAGGGGAGGTCACGCTCTGTTATCCGTTAGAAGAATGCAGAGTGGTACATATGAATTCCAGACAGAGCGACAACCGGATGATGGTGCTGTTCAAGCTGCTGTTCCGCGTGTTGGAACGGAACTATACACTCGGGAATTTTATCTACATATCCCAGGTGCTCTCCCTTATATTGTCAGAGATCTATTTCAGGGAGAAGACAGACGAAAGCACAGTGCAGGACCGGCACGTTACAATGGTGATCCGGTTTATGTATGAGAATCTGAAACGGAGTCTGACGCTGGAAGAGATATCGGAAGAAGTAAAGCTGTCGAGAAGTTATCTGAATACTATATTTAAGACGCAGACAGGGCGGTCGCCAGTGGAGTTCTTCATCCACCTGAAAATGCAGGAGGCGTGCAAGCTGCTTAAGGCGACGGATATGTATATCTATGAAGTGAGTTCTGAGCTTGGTTATGAAGATCAGTATTATTTTTCGAGAATATTTAAGAAGGTGGTGGGAGTGTCACCGAGAGATTATAAAAACGGGGACTACTTTTACTGTGAGTGA
- a CDS encoding DUF4177 domain-containing protein yields the protein MAKYVCAMCGNTLGMMESINREFQDDGKGRGLCLKCHQYFTKNVAGRLEAVNGPREFKMVQESVLDQVKTEKGTAGYEYVKDFFKYKEKEFASGGENGRWEICPVCRDARDPQDDVCPTCGYLYSDRKVLSREDYIRAAEGRYEQYQKNPLYEYKVEIIVDSALTGTVRKEELQRMLSVYAMDGWRLHTALTNEAGKTVLAAAGVGANATVDQTVLIFERCIKSREN from the coding sequence ATGGCGAAATACGTATGCGCGATGTGCGGAAATACGCTGGGAATGATGGAATCTATCAACAGGGAATTCCAGGATGACGGAAAGGGCAGAGGACTTTGTCTGAAGTGTCATCAATATTTTACGAAAAATGTAGCCGGAAGACTTGAGGCAGTCAACGGCCCGAGAGAATTTAAGATGGTCCAGGAGAGCGTATTAGATCAGGTAAAGACAGAAAAAGGGACTGCCGGATACGAGTATGTGAAAGATTTTTTTAAATACAAAGAAAAAGAGTTTGCAAGCGGCGGGGAGAACGGCCGGTGGGAAATCTGTCCTGTGTGCAGGGATGCGAGGGATCCTCAGGATGATGTGTGCCCCACGTGCGGTTATCTTTACTCGGACCGCAAGGTGCTGAGCAGGGAAGACTACATAAGGGCGGCGGAAGGAAGATATGAGCAGTACCAGAAAAATCCGCTGTATGAGTATAAAGTAGAGATCATCGTGGATTCTGCTCTTACGGGTACGGTGAGGAAGGAAGAACTGCAGAGAATGTTGTCCGTATATGCTATGGATGGCTGGAGGCTGCACACCGCACTGACAAATGAGGCGGGCAAGACGGTGCTCGCCGCTGCAGGGGTGGGCGCAAATGCAACGGTAGACCAGACCGTGCTCATATTTGAGAGATGTATTAAGAGTCGGGAAAATTAA
- a CDS encoding DeoR/GlpR family DNA-binding transcription regulator has product MEERRRTILRELDEKGRVRVAELSRELGCSEVTIRNDIKNMDMEGLLQRVHGGAIKREESPVRKYSAESIYRHTDRKKKIAACAYDYIEDRDTIIIDDASSSFYLAVHIKNHPEKRVAVVTNSLLVGNELSGAKHVELYMVGGHVGGHLAATMGDAALENMQNFHVDKAFIGVHGINFEAGLTSIATPQMQVKHAILNAAKEVYVLADSSKFGGGYLSVICPLTDVHLIITDDEVAKENVKIAKELNVPLVIA; this is encoded by the coding sequence ATGGAAGAACGCAGACGTACGATACTGAGAGAACTGGACGAAAAAGGAAGAGTGCGGGTTGCTGAACTGAGCAGGGAACTTGGGTGTTCGGAGGTGACGATCCGAAACGATATCAAGAATATGGATATGGAAGGCCTGCTGCAAAGAGTCCACGGAGGCGCCATAAAACGGGAAGAAAGCCCGGTGCGCAAATATTCGGCGGAAAGCATTTACCGCCATACGGACCGGAAAAAGAAGATCGCAGCCTGTGCGTATGATTACATCGAGGACAGGGACACGATCATCATTGACGACGCGTCCAGCAGCTTCTATCTGGCGGTTCACATTAAGAACCATCCGGAAAAGCGCGTGGCCGTTGTCACCAATTCCCTTCTCGTAGGAAATGAGCTGTCCGGGGCAAAGCATGTTGAACTGTACATGGTCGGCGGTCATGTGGGCGGACATCTCGCCGCGACCATGGGAGACGCGGCGCTGGAAAATATGCAGAACTTCCATGTGGACAAAGCATTTATCGGAGTCCACGGCATCAATTTTGAGGCGGGCCTGACTTCCATAGCCACACCGCAGATGCAGGTGAAGCACGCTATACTGAACGCGGCGAAAGAAGTGTACGTGCTGGCGGACAGCAGCAAGTTCGGCGGGGGCTACCTTTCTGTGATCTGTCCGCTTACGGATGTGCATTTGATCATTACAGATGACGAAGTGGCAAAAGAGAATGTAAAAATAGCGAAAGAACTGAATGTACCGCTTGTGATAGCGTGA
- a CDS encoding DUF5107 domain-containing protein, producing the protein MSFEKVHVWEENVTIPTYKVYPAEKSPLFIENRAYQGSTGKVYPLPVTEKISDEKEDVSYRAVYLENDYLLVMVLPELGGRIQRALDKTNNYDFVYYNHVIKPALVGLTGPWISGGIEFNWPQHHRPTTCSPTDFYWEENADGSSTVYVSEIDKMYGTKGMASFTLHPGKAYIEIKGRLFNRTDTPQTFLWWANPAVPVNDYTYSVFPPDVHAVMDHGKRAVSTFPVATGEYYKYDYSEGIDISCYRNIKVPTSYMAAHSDYDFIGNFDEQVDAGLLHVADHHISPGKKQWTWGNSDFGQAWDRSLTETDGPYIELMTGVYADNQPDFTWLKPYEEKTFTQYFMPYKHVGRVKNATKDAAIGAELGGGRCILRAYASGEYKDAVITVKKGGDILFTDRADLTPAAYYEFSFATELPALSGCTAELRDAGGRLLVSYTEKAPELEPTPEPAEPLLPPEQLKTTEELYLGALHLEQYRHATFRPEDYYLEGLRRDPSDIRLNNGYGLLQYRRGNFAESITYFKKAIEKQTWKNPNPYCGESYFNLGLALVMTGEEDAAFDAFYKSTWSYETQSSGFYWLACLSCRKGLFREALEFADNSLLRGWHNMKARTLKAALLRRLGKDNTSLLAETVKIDPLDMGTRYENGLRLGDLTEWKTTMRGPAHNYLELSLDYMKAGLYEDALRILSSCPDTSPMLSYYEGYIHEQAGSLTEAVRMHRLGEAADPSYCFPNRAEEILILESAVRLLAEAPLAHYYLGCLLYDKREYEKAAAHWEVSAELAPDFAMNWRNLAIYCYNKQKDIEKALSCMKTALELDPSSSRFLLEYDQLCARAAVSAEERLDLLERNLTLVTYRDALYIEYITLLNNTGQYDKALGCLTGHQFHPWEGGEGKVSTQYRFALTGKAVRLLKSGSFDEAIGLLEATKEYPVSLGEGKLPNVQDTIADYYIGRAYKAKNDPKNAEAYFKKASDGLTEPSSVLYYNDQPSDTILYQGFANEELGDMAAAKKCYHQLLAFGEKHLFDDVSYDYFAVSLPEIEVFPEDIKTRNDIYCKYLMALGRLGLGEKEKAALLLGGILDVRPDHQGAVRHLAMTR; encoded by the coding sequence ATGAGTTTTGAAAAAGTTCACGTATGGGAAGAAAATGTGACCATTCCCACCTACAAAGTGTACCCGGCGGAAAAAAGTCCATTATTTATAGAAAACCGCGCCTATCAGGGGAGTACCGGTAAAGTGTACCCGCTTCCGGTGACGGAAAAGATATCCGACGAAAAAGAAGACGTGTCATACCGCGCCGTCTATCTGGAAAACGACTATCTGCTCGTTATGGTACTTCCGGAGCTGGGCGGCCGTATCCAGCGCGCCCTCGATAAGACTAACAATTATGACTTTGTATATTACAACCATGTGATCAAACCGGCTCTCGTGGGGCTTACCGGTCCCTGGATATCCGGAGGCATCGAGTTTAACTGGCCGCAGCACCACCGGCCGACGACCTGCTCCCCGACTGACTTTTACTGGGAAGAAAACGCCGACGGCTCCTCCACCGTATATGTAAGCGAGATAGACAAAATGTACGGCACAAAGGGAATGGCTTCCTTTACGCTCCATCCGGGCAAAGCTTATATCGAGATCAAAGGCCGCCTGTTCAACCGGACGGACACACCCCAGACATTTCTCTGGTGGGCCAATCCGGCCGTACCGGTGAACGACTATACATATTCCGTATTCCCTCCGGATGTCCACGCTGTCATGGACCACGGCAAACGGGCAGTATCCACCTTCCCTGTCGCCACGGGAGAATACTACAAATACGATTACTCCGAGGGCATTGATATCTCCTGCTACCGCAACATAAAAGTGCCGACTTCTTATATGGCCGCCCATTCTGACTATGATTTTATCGGTAACTTTGACGAACAGGTGGACGCAGGCCTGCTGCATGTGGCCGACCACCACATTTCCCCGGGCAAAAAGCAGTGGACATGGGGAAACAGCGATTTCGGGCAGGCGTGGGACCGCAGTCTGACAGAAACAGACGGGCCGTATATCGAGCTGATGACCGGAGTCTATGCAGACAACCAGCCTGATTTCACCTGGCTGAAGCCGTACGAGGAAAAGACATTTACCCAGTATTTTATGCCCTATAAGCACGTTGGCCGAGTAAAGAATGCCACGAAGGACGCGGCCATCGGCGCGGAGCTTGGAGGCGGCAGATGTATACTGAGAGCGTACGCCTCCGGCGAATACAAAGATGCCGTTATCACTGTGAAGAAGGGCGGGGATATCCTGTTCACAGACCGGGCAGATCTCACTCCCGCCGCTTATTATGAATTCTCTTTCGCGACAGAGCTTCCCGCCTTGAGCGGATGCACCGCCGAACTGCGCGATGCCGGAGGGCGTCTGCTCGTATCCTACACAGAAAAAGCGCCGGAGCTTGAACCGACGCCGGAACCGGCGGAACCTCTCCTTCCACCGGAGCAGCTTAAGACAACGGAGGAACTGTATCTCGGCGCGCTTCACCTGGAACAGTACCGTCACGCTACGTTCCGACCGGAAGATTATTATCTGGAGGGATTGAGACGCGACCCGTCTGATATACGCCTCAATAACGGCTATGGTCTTCTCCAGTACAGAAGAGGGAATTTTGCGGAAAGTATCACTTATTTTAAAAAGGCCATTGAAAAACAGACGTGGAAGAATCCGAACCCTTACTGCGGAGAAAGCTACTTTAATCTCGGCCTTGCCCTTGTGATGACCGGAGAGGAAGACGCAGCCTTTGACGCTTTCTATAAGTCTACCTGGAGCTATGAGACCCAGAGTTCCGGTTTCTACTGGCTCGCCTGTCTGTCCTGCCGGAAAGGCCTGTTCAGGGAAGCACTTGAGTTTGCAGACAATTCCCTGCTCCGCGGCTGGCACAACATGAAAGCAAGAACGTTAAAGGCAGCGCTGCTGCGCCGTCTCGGAAAAGACAATACTTCTCTGCTGGCAGAAACCGTGAAGATCGACCCGCTCGACATGGGCACCCGCTACGAGAACGGGCTGCGCCTTGGGGACCTGACAGAATGGAAGACAACGATGCGCGGTCCGGCTCATAATTACCTGGAGCTGTCTCTTGATTATATGAAGGCGGGCCTGTATGAGGACGCGCTGCGCATACTCTCCTCCTGCCCGGACACTTCTCCAATGCTTTCTTATTATGAGGGTTATATCCACGAGCAGGCGGGCAGCCTGACAGAAGCAGTCCGGATGCACCGGCTCGGCGAGGCCGCGGATCCTTCCTACTGCTTCCCGAACCGCGCAGAAGAGATACTTATCCTTGAAAGCGCTGTGCGTCTGCTTGCGGAAGCTCCCTTGGCGCATTATTATCTCGGCTGTCTGCTGTATGATAAGAGGGAATATGAAAAGGCAGCCGCGCACTGGGAAGTATCGGCAGAGCTCGCGCCGGACTTTGCCATGAACTGGAGAAATCTTGCAATTTACTGTTATAATAAGCAGAAGGATATAGAAAAAGCGCTGAGCTGCATGAAGACAGCGCTGGAGCTTGACCCGTCCAGTTCCCGGTTCCTGCTGGAATACGACCAGCTCTGCGCCAGAGCGGCCGTCTCCGCGGAAGAAAGGCTGGATCTCCTTGAAAGAAACCTTACCCTTGTGACATACCGCGACGCGCTGTATATCGAATATATAACGCTTCTCAATAATACCGGCCAGTACGATAAGGCACTCGGCTGTCTGACGGGCCACCAGTTCCACCCGTGGGAAGGCGGGGAAGGCAAAGTCAGCACACAGTACCGCTTCGCCCTTACCGGAAAAGCAGTCCGTCTTCTTAAGTCCGGTTCCTTCGATGAAGCCATCGGACTGCTCGAAGCCACAAAAGAATATCCGGTCAGTCTCGGGGAGGGAAAACTTCCAAATGTGCAGGATACCATTGCCGACTATTATATCGGCAGAGCATACAAGGCAAAGAATGACCCGAAAAACGCTGAAGCATATTTTAAAAAAGCATCCGACGGGCTGACGGAGCCATCCAGTGTGCTCTACTATAACGACCAGCCGTCCGATACGATCCTTTACCAGGGATTTGCAAATGAAGAGCTCGGCGATATGGCTGCCGCGAAGAAATGTTATCATCAGCTGCTTGCCTTTGGAGAAAAGCACCTGTTTGACGATGTAAGCTACGACTATTTCGCAGTGTCGCTGCCGGAGATAGAAGTCTTCCCGGAAGACATCAAAACACGCAATGATATTTACTGTAAATACTTGATGGCGCTCGGCAGGCTCGGCCTGGGCGAAAAAGAAAAGGCCGCTTTGCTGCTTGGCGGCATACTGGATGTGAGGCCGGATCATCAGGGGGCGGTCCGCCACCTTGCCATGACCAGATAA
- a CDS encoding 2-keto-3-deoxygluconate permease has product MGEQTTEVKKTKDLDLLNKMKKLPGGLVIIPLVIAVLIATFVPQAFQIGGYVTALFYEGNSAMMGFFLIVCGSTINIKQVGMPLYKGVTLTGMKLLLGILFGLAVGRICGPDGFLGITPFVMIAAITNSNGSLYISLSSQFGNATDTGAISILSLNDGPFFTLVALGATGLASIPINSLIATLVPILIGFIWGNLDAGFRKACATAQPIVTFFMTISIGAKTDVKTIVTAGAAGIVLGLISAALAVVFFFVFNLLLPKKERNAMGAAVGTTALNSAMTPAAVAEADPTMAQYTDMATAQCATASIITLFLCPFIVAFFDKMMQKKQKGIYSPEGWAHYKVTGEAAPSEM; this is encoded by the coding sequence ATGGGAGAACAGACAACAGAAGTAAAGAAAACGAAAGACCTTGACCTTTTGAACAAGATGAAAAAGCTGCCGGGCGGACTTGTTATCATACCGCTTGTGATCGCAGTATTGATCGCGACATTCGTGCCGCAGGCATTCCAGATAGGAGGATATGTAACGGCGCTGTTCTACGAGGGAAACTCGGCGATGATGGGATTCTTCCTCATCGTGTGTGGTTCCACTATCAATATCAAGCAGGTAGGCATGCCTTTGTATAAAGGTGTCACGCTGACCGGTATGAAACTTCTGCTTGGAATATTATTCGGGCTTGCAGTAGGAAGGATCTGCGGACCGGATGGATTCCTTGGCATAACACCGTTCGTAATGATCGCGGCGATCACGAATTCCAACGGATCTCTGTACATATCCCTGTCTTCACAGTTTGGTAATGCTACAGATACGGGAGCGATCTCTATCCTGTCACTGAACGACGGACCGTTCTTTACACTCGTTGCACTTGGAGCGACAGGACTTGCCTCTATTCCGATCAATTCTCTGATCGCTACACTCGTTCCGATCCTGATCGGATTTATCTGGGGTAACCTGGACGCTGGCTTCCGCAAAGCATGTGCGACCGCGCAACCGATCGTCACCTTCTTTATGACGATATCCATCGGCGCCAAGACAGATGTGAAGACGATCGTGACCGCAGGGGCGGCAGGTATCGTACTCGGACTTATCTCAGCAGCGCTGGCAGTTGTGTTCTTCTTCGTGTTCAACTTACTTCTTCCAAAGAAGGAAAGAAACGCTATGGGAGCCGCGGTAGGTACGACAGCGCTCAACTCTGCCATGACACCGGCGGCGGTCGCGGAAGCGGACCCGACCATGGCACAGTACACAGATATGGCGACAGCCCAGTGCGCTACGGCATCTATCATTACACTGTTCCTCTGTCCGTTCATCGTGGCGTTCTTCGATAAAATGATGCAGAAGAAGCAGAAAGGTATCTACTCACCGGAAGGCTGGGCACACTACAAAGTTACAGGTGAAGCAGCGCCGTCAGAGATGTAA
- a CDS encoding collagen-like protein, whose translation MEENANFIPEIYIGENGNWFINNYDTGVKARGDDGITPHIGPNGNWYLGETDTQVAAAGPKGEKGDTGPMGPQGATGATGPQGLTGPQGLTGPQGPTGATGPQGATGPKGDTGATGPQGPTGATGPKGDPGAAGPQGPKGDKGDTGAAGPQGVQGIQGPKGDRGEQGPAGPVNIANDLETTVEGYALDARQGKELKDMIGQHSIVGTGKNKNGYYRKFADGTLEMWGALSVSDASVTTASGSLYSTPGYVFNLPYTSLTGVSVSLNFAGRNGVWPSVSTGGDQRSTVGYWLLFTVSARISGTLHYHAFGTWK comes from the coding sequence ATGGAAGAAAATGCAAACTTTATACCGGAGATCTATATCGGTGAAAACGGAAACTGGTTCATCAACAATTACGACACAGGGGTAAAAGCAAGGGGTGATGACGGCATCACACCGCACATCGGCCCCAACGGCAACTGGTACTTAGGAGAAACAGATACACAGGTGGCGGCAGCCGGACCAAAAGGGGAGAAAGGCGATACAGGACCGATGGGCCCGCAGGGAGCTACCGGTGCGACGGGTCCGCAGGGACTGACGGGTCCGCAGGGATTGACAGGTCCGCAGGGTCCGACCGGAGCAACAGGCCCGCAGGGGGCGACAGGGCCAAAGGGAGATACAGGGGCTACAGGCCCGCAGGGGCCGACAGGGGCGACAGGGCCGAAAGGAGACCCGGGTGCGGCCGGACCCCAGGGGCCAAAAGGTGACAAGGGAGATACCGGAGCGGCCGGTCCTCAGGGAGTACAGGGAATCCAGGGCCCGAAGGGCGACAGAGGTGAGCAGGGTCCGGCCGGCCCGGTGAACATTGCCAATGATCTCGAGACGACTGTAGAAGGCTATGCGCTCGACGCCCGGCAGGGAAAAGAACTGAAGGATATGATCGGTCAGCATTCCATTGTGGGGACCGGTAAAAATAAAAACGGGTATTATCGTAAGTTTGCCGATGGAACGCTGGAAATGTGGGGAGCGCTTTCTGTATCAGACGCGTCTGTTACTACCGCTTCAGGAAGCTTATATTCTACGCCGGGGTATGTGTTTAACCTGCCGTATACTTCTCTCACCGGCGTTTCGGTGTCACTTAATTTTGCGGGCAGAAATGGTGTATGGCCATCGGTCAGCACCGGGGGAGACCAGAGGTCTACGGTAGGATACTGGCTTCTTTTTACTGTGTCGGCGCGCATAAGCGGCACATTACATTATCATGCCTTTGGAACATGGAAATAA
- a CDS encoding YcxB family protein: MEEKLTVQMTKEALFDFLLYHTYSKFSGFLTNVLGAAVGIMGIILLATGKITPVYLLFYLAAAAAFIAFTPLQLKHRAKKQVELNREYQTEWNYTFDNEGITVIRGEKTENVAWDKIERVVTTPKTIGIYYGKEHAFIIPKQAFGDRFMAVMKIIAQHIDPQRVRLR, translated from the coding sequence ATGGAAGAAAAGCTGACTGTACAGATGACAAAAGAGGCATTGTTTGATTTCCTTTTATATCATACATACTCTAAATTTTCCGGTTTCCTGACAAATGTCCTCGGGGCCGCGGTGGGCATTATGGGAATTATTCTGCTGGCCACGGGGAAGATAACACCGGTGTATCTTCTGTTTTATCTCGCCGCTGCCGCCGCATTCATCGCATTCACTCCGCTTCAGCTGAAGCACAGGGCCAAAAAGCAGGTGGAGCTTAACAGAGAATACCAGACGGAATGGAACTATACATTCGACAATGAGGGCATCACTGTCATACGCGGAGAAAAAACGGAAAATGTGGCATGGGATAAGATAGAGCGTGTGGTGACCACGCCGAAAACAATAGGGATATATTACGGAAAAGAACACGCGTTTATCATTCCGAAGCAGGCCTTCGGCGACCGCTTTATGGCTGTTATGAAGATAATAGCGCAGCATATCGATCCGCAGAGGGTCAGACTGAGATAG